A stretch of Corallococcus silvisoli DNA encodes these proteins:
- a CDS encoding cytidine deaminase, whose translation MAEEIPWERLFEEALRVRQRAHVPYSRFPVGAAVLYADGSVVAGCNVENATYGLTVCAERGAFVAGVAQGRERPVAVAIVVDTPEPCPPCGMCRQVMAEFSGSDLPVRSRTLRGEEARYTLGELLPHAFTRAFL comes from the coding sequence ATGGCGGAGGAGATTCCCTGGGAGCGGCTGTTCGAGGAGGCCCTGCGGGTGCGTCAGCGCGCGCACGTGCCGTACTCGCGCTTTCCGGTGGGGGCCGCCGTGCTGTACGCGGACGGCTCGGTGGTGGCCGGCTGCAACGTGGAGAACGCCACCTACGGCCTCACGGTGTGCGCGGAGCGCGGCGCGTTCGTCGCGGGCGTGGCGCAGGGCCGTGAGAGGCCGGTGGCCGTGGCCATCGTCGTGGATACCCCGGAGCCCTGTCCCCCGTGCGGCATGTGCCGCCAGGTGATGGCGGAGTTCTCCGGGTCTGACCTTCCGGTGCGCAGCCGCACCCTCCGCGGGGAGGAGGCGCGCTACACGCTCGGTGAGCTGCTGCCGCACGCCTTCACCCGCGCCTTCCTCTAG
- a CDS encoding PilZ domain-containing protein, which translates to MSEQNENQDTRTGEDRRDSPRVPMRLKVRRQGEESYLDRAGDLSLGGVGWVGEALEAGQVVEVRFALPSPLDEVQVQGEVLPPKPGMTGPVVRVRFLDLPVEVELGIARHLEAQVKDEPRSAS; encoded by the coding sequence ATGTCCGAGCAGAACGAGAACCAGGACACCAGGACGGGGGAGGACCGGCGTGACTCGCCCCGCGTCCCCATGCGTCTGAAGGTCCGGCGGCAGGGGGAAGAAAGCTACCTGGACCGCGCGGGGGACCTGTCCCTGGGCGGCGTGGGGTGGGTGGGTGAGGCGCTGGAGGCGGGCCAGGTCGTGGAGGTGCGCTTCGCGCTGCCTTCGCCCCTGGACGAGGTGCAGGTGCAGGGCGAGGTGCTGCCTCCCAAGCCCGGCATGACGGGCCCGGTGGTGCGCGTGCGGTTCCTGGATCTGCCGGTGGAGGTGGAGCTGGGCATCGCCCGGCACCTGGAGGCGCAGGTCAAGGACGAGCCCCGGAGCGCCTCCTAA